The following proteins come from a genomic window of Lolium rigidum isolate FL_2022 chromosome 5, APGP_CSIRO_Lrig_0.1, whole genome shotgun sequence:
- the LOC124651266 gene encoding sialyltransferase-like protein 2: protein MKRRHLPPVLLLLLLSLLSLSFRRRILHPQQPPRSPAGDPLLRRLAAAEGSEVDQVLADAAALLANGSISTFPSFGNRQRLLYLRLPYVRPSGGPPRPRTVSRLRVPVSTLPSDGSLLASFRASLRSFLADHRRHRQNNNVASVMRDLPALLGRRFPTCAVVGNSGALLGSGRGPQIDAHDLVIRLNNARVAGFSPDVGARTSLSFVNSNILHLCAARAAATAAGCGCHPYGPNVPMAMYVCQPAHLLDAVICNATASPFPLLLTDARLDALSARIAKYYSLRRFVAHTGGPASNWSTKHDERYFHYSSGMQAVVMALGVCEQVSLFGFGKPAGAKHHYHTNQKKELDLHDYAAEYDFYHDLQARPETVPFLDEAQGFTVPPVRLNW from the coding sequence ATGAAGCGCCGCCACCTCCCGCCGGTCCTCCTACTCCtgctcctctccctcctctccctctccttccGCCGCCGCATTCTCCACCCCCAACAACCACCCCGCTCCCCGGCGGGGGATCCACTGCTCCGTCGCCTCGCCGCCGCGGAGGGCTCGGAAGTCGACCAGGtcctcgccgacgccgccgcgctcCTCGCCAATGGCTCGATATCCACCTTCCCCAGCTTCGGCAACCGCCAGCGCCTCCTCTACCTCCGCCTCCCCTACGTCCGCCCTTCCGGCGGCCCGCCGCGCCCGAGGACCGTCTCCCGCCTCCGCGTCCCCGTCTCAACCCTCCCATCCGACGGATCCCTCCTAGCCTCCTTCCGCGCCTCCCTCCGCTCCTTCctcgccgaccaccgccgccaccgccagaacAACAACGTGGCCAGCGTCATGCGCGACCTCCCCGCCCTCCTGGGCCGCCGCTTCCCGACCTGCGCCGTCGTCGGCAACAGCGGCGCGCTCCTCGGCTCCGGCCGCGGGCCGCAGATCGACGCGCACGACCTGGTCATCCGCCTCAACAACGCGCGCGTCGCCGGCTTCTCCCCCGACGTCGGCGCCAGGACCTCCCTCTCCTTCGTCAACTCCAACATCCTCCACCTCTGcgcggcccgcgccgccgccacggccgccggCTGCGGCTGCCACCCCTACGGCCCCAACGTGCCCATGGCCATGTACGTCTGCCAGCCCGCGCACCTCCTCGACGCCGTCATCTGCAACGCCACGGCCTCCCCGTTCCCGCTCCTCCTCACCGACGCGCGCCTCGACGCCCTCTCCGCGCGCATCGCCAAGTACTACTCGCTCCGCCGCTTCGTGGCCCACACCGGCGGGCCCGCCAGCAACTGGTCGACGAAGCACGACGAGAGGTACTTCCACTACTCGTCCGGGATGCAGGCCGTGGTCATGGCGCTCGGGGTGTGCGAGCAGGTCAGCCTCTTCGGGTTCGGGAAGCCGGCCGGGGCCAAGCACCATTACCACACCAACCAGAAGAAGGAGCTCGACCTGCACGACTACGCGGCGGAGTACGACTTCTACCACGACCTCCAGGCCCGGCCGGAGACGGTGCCGTTCCTCGACGAGGCCCAAGGCTTCACGGTGCCGCCGGTCAGGTTGAACTGGTGA